Genomic DNA from Rana temporaria chromosome 1, aRanTem1.1, whole genome shotgun sequence:
CTGGTGGAAGGGAGTTCCGCTACATTCCAACTGCAAAActgggtgcgagggccacatgacaaggcctggcAGGCCGGATTTGGCCCCCATATTGACATATGTGCACTCTTTCTTGGCGGGCCTTGGGCACCTTCCCGTTGTCACCCAATTACTGAATTGGTTCTGGCCAGTCTGAGTGCTATACAAAGCAGTGGCTATGTCTACACATTTCCTGCAGGATCTCACCGTGGTTACAGCAAATGCCAGAAGCCGCACAGTTGCCACCATTGTTTCCACATGGTTTCCTCCCGGATTCACAGGGTGAGGGCAGATAATTTTCCTCCTGGCATCTAAGTGTCTCTGACGTGCCAAAGTAGCAGCCCAGCTCCTCACCGCAGCAGATACTGGGCCCGAAGCAGTGGCCTTTGTTTCTTGGACCACAGGGAATGCACTAGAGTAAAGAGAGAAAAACATGGTTAGCAACAGGGACACAGAGGAATGCACAAAAACCT
This window encodes:
- the LOC120924536 gene encoding mesotocin-neurophysin MT — its product is MKAMTYSSLAVGFFCLLALSSACYIQNCPIGGKRSVLDIMDVRKCIPCGPRNKGHCFGPSICCGEELGCYFGTSETLRCQEENYLPSPCESGRKPCGNNGGNCAASGICCNHESCTVDPACEQDSVFS